A region from the Polaribacter sp. Hel1_33_78 genome encodes:
- a CDS encoding glycosyltransferase has protein sequence MILSVVFSVFVACAVIQTTYYILFSTFLFGLKKNKNNITEVPVSVIIYTKNQAKIIQQFLPSILEQKHSKFEIVLINNASSDNTKDVVELFTKKNANLKILNVENNEAFWGSKKYALTLGIKASKYNNLLFTDAKCKPVSKYWISEMSKKFTSKKTIILGYKKYQKKNSILNIFTRFENLLTAIKCFGFTKLGSSYMAFGSNLAYQKSEFFKVNGFINHMKINTGEDYLFIKDAANNKNTTFCISEDSFIETDTPKSFSKWFTEKKEETRIIKKIQFKHRFFLGFFNFSKLLFYVLAVTLFFFYPWKIILAIILSYFLVQYIVVGISAKKLKEPQIIFLLPFLEIGLLLIQISIFSANLISKPDHWK, from the coding sequence ATGATTTTATCTGTAGTCTTCAGCGTTTTTGTTGCCTGTGCAGTAATCCAAACCACATACTATATTCTTTTTTCTACCTTTCTTTTTGGGTTAAAAAAAAATAAAAATAACATTACCGAAGTCCCAGTTTCAGTAATTATTTACACCAAAAATCAAGCAAAAATCATACAACAGTTTCTTCCATCAATATTAGAACAAAAACATTCGAAATTTGAGATTGTATTAATCAATAACGCTTCTTCAGATAACACAAAAGATGTTGTAGAATTATTCACAAAAAAAAATGCCAACCTAAAAATTTTAAATGTAGAAAATAATGAAGCTTTTTGGGGAAGTAAAAAATATGCATTAACGTTAGGTATAAAAGCATCAAAATACAACAATTTATTATTTACTGATGCCAAATGCAAACCTGTTTCTAAATATTGGATTTCTGAAATGAGTAAAAAATTCACTTCGAAAAAGACCATTATTTTAGGGTATAAAAAATATCAAAAGAAAAATTCAATCCTAAATATTTTTACTCGTTTTGAAAACTTGTTAACAGCCATTAAGTGCTTTGGATTTACAAAATTAGGCTCCTCCTATATGGCTTTTGGCTCCAATTTAGCCTATCAAAAATCAGAATTTTTCAAAGTAAACGGGTTTATAAATCATATGAAAATAAATACTGGTGAAGATTATTTATTTATAAAGGATGCCGCGAACAATAAAAATACAACTTTTTGTATATCCGAGGACAGTTTTATTGAAACTGATACCCCAAAATCATTTTCAAAATGGTTTACAGAAAAAAAAGAAGAAACACGAATCATCAAAAAAATTCAATTTAAGCATCGTTTTTTCTTAGGATTCTTTAATTTTTCTAAACTACTTTTTTATGTTTTGGCAGTAACCTTATTCTTTTTTTACCCCTGGAAAATTATACTCGCGATTATACTCTCTTATTTTTTAGTTCAGTATATTGTCGTGGGCATTTCTGCAAAGAAATTAAAAGAACCACAAATCATCTTTTTATTACCTTTTTTAGAAATTGGTTTATTATTGATTCAAATTAGTATATTTAGTGCAAATTTGATTTCAAAACCAGATCATTGGAAATAA
- a CDS encoding RNA polymerase sigma factor, giving the protein MEINQKKLQINISKAKEGNQAAFRFLLDSFWTSVFNYQLKRTKNENNAEDITIQTFSKAFDKIHTFNDQYVFKTWLISISKNVHIDLLRKKNASISIETTIEQEEKVYLVVDENPTPEDNIIREQNLAKLLRDIKQLKPKYQEVIQLRYFQELSYKEISEQINEPINNVKVKLLRAKKLLAAIIKRS; this is encoded by the coding sequence TTGGAAATAAACCAAAAAAAACTTCAAATAAACATTTCAAAAGCCAAAGAAGGAAATCAGGCTGCATTTAGGTTTTTGTTAGATAGTTTTTGGACTAGCGTTTTTAACTATCAATTAAAACGTACTAAGAATGAAAATAATGCTGAAGACATTACGATTCAAACTTTTTCTAAAGCCTTTGATAAAATTCATACTTTTAATGATCAATATGTTTTTAAAACTTGGTTAATCTCTATTTCTAAAAATGTGCACATAGATTTATTGCGTAAAAAAAACGCTTCTATTTCTATAGAAACCACCATTGAACAGGAAGAAAAAGTTTATTTAGTTGTTGATGAGAACCCTACACCTGAAGACAATATTATAAGAGAACAGAATTTAGCAAAATTATTAAGAGACATTAAGCAATTAAAACCTAAATACCAAGAGGTTATTCAGTTACGTTATTTTCAAGAACTAAGTTATAAAGAAATTTCTGAACAAATTAATGAGCCAATAAATAACGTAAAAGTAAAATTATTACGTGCAAAAAAGTTATTAGCTGCCATTATTAAGAGGTCATAA
- a CDS encoding NRAMP family divalent metal transporter, protein MKKSFLNSLGPGLLFAGAAIGVSHLVQSTKAGAEFGFGLFWALLLVHIFKYPFFQFGPRYAAATGETLLDGYKKLGKSVLAIYYVLNFATMFTIQAAVTIVTAGLASQLFGFTNNLVVWSTFLMTISLLFLLVGKYKLLDNLMKYIIIILTVSTIIAVSVALFSSKEAFDVRQILPSGTVEITFLIAFLGWMPAPLDVSIWHSIWSVEKSKNTFIKIKPKDAIFDFNVGYISTLILGICFVLLGALVMYNSGETFSNQGGKFASQLVTLYTKNLGEFSYIFIAIAAFTTMFSTTITTLDASPRAMNRSSKLLFDKEFKFGYWFWIILLFIGTFIILQFFLKNMGSLVKIATILSFLTAPIYAVLNYLLITGKHTPKEHRPSIYLKTLSILGIVFLIGFSVWFLTSI, encoded by the coding sequence ATGAAAAAATCATTCTTAAATTCTCTAGGTCCAGGTTTATTATTTGCAGGCGCAGCCATAGGTGTATCTCATTTAGTGCAATCTACAAAAGCTGGAGCAGAATTTGGGTTTGGTTTATTTTGGGCTTTGTTATTGGTGCATATTTTTAAATATCCTTTCTTTCAATTTGGTCCACGTTATGCGGCTGCTACTGGAGAAACACTGCTCGATGGCTATAAAAAATTAGGAAAAAGTGTTTTAGCAATTTATTATGTGCTAAATTTTGCCACAATGTTTACTATACAGGCGGCAGTTACTATTGTTACCGCTGGTTTAGCTTCACAACTTTTTGGATTTACAAATAATCTAGTCGTTTGGTCAACTTTTTTAATGACCATAAGTCTCCTGTTCCTATTAGTTGGTAAATATAAATTGCTAGATAATCTAATGAAATACATTATAATTATCTTAACAGTGAGCACCATAATTGCAGTTTCAGTTGCTTTATTTAGCTCTAAAGAAGCTTTTGATGTACGCCAAATTTTACCATCCGGAACAGTAGAAATAACTTTTTTAATTGCATTTCTAGGCTGGATGCCTGCTCCTTTAGATGTTTCTATTTGGCATTCTATTTGGTCTGTGGAGAAAAGCAAAAATACTTTTATTAAGATAAAACCAAAAGATGCAATTTTTGATTTTAATGTAGGCTATATTAGTACACTAATTTTAGGAATTTGTTTTGTACTTTTAGGTGCTTTAGTCATGTATAATTCGGGAGAAACCTTTTCTAACCAAGGAGGGAAATTTGCATCACAATTAGTTACTTTATACACAAAAAACTTAGGCGAATTTTCTTATATATTTATAGCTATTGCTGCATTCACAACAATGTTTAGTACTACGATTACTACTTTAGATGCGTCACCAAGAGCAATGAATAGAAGCTCAAAATTGTTGTTTGATAAAGAATTTAAATTTGGTTATTGGTTTTGGATTATTTTACTATTCATAGGTACATTTATCATATTACAATTCTTTCTTAAAAATATGGGAAGTTTAGTGAAGATCGCTACCATTTTATCATTTTTAACAGCTCCTATTTATGCAGTTTTAAACTATCTTTTAATTACTGGAAAACATACTCCAAAAGAACATCGGCCAAGTATTTACTTAAAAACGCTTAGTATTCTGGGGATTGTATTTTTAATAGGATTTAGTGTTTGGTTTTTAACAAGCATTTAA
- the lipA gene encoding lipoyl synthase, with protein sequence MAIDSAVLPERLKKPKWLRVKLPVGKKYTELRGLVDKYKLNTICTSGSCPNMGECWGEGTATFMILGNICTRSCGFCGVKTGRPETVEWDEPEKVARSIKIMGIKHAVITSVDRDDLKDGGSIIWAETVDAIRRANPNTTLETLIPDFQGNTKQIDRIIEVHPEVVSHNMETVRRLTREVRIQAKYDRSLAVLKYLKENGMRSKTGLMLGLGETEEEVLQTMKDLQGVGLDVLTIGQYLQPTKKHLPVKEFITPEQFKKYETIGLEMGFMFVESGALVRSSYKAHKHAK encoded by the coding sequence ATGGCAATAGATTCTGCAGTCCTTCCTGAAAGGCTAAAAAAACCGAAATGGTTACGTGTAAAATTACCTGTTGGTAAAAAATATACTGAATTAAGGGGTTTAGTTGACAAGTATAAATTAAATACTATTTGTACCAGCGGAAGCTGCCCAAATATGGGTGAATGTTGGGGAGAAGGTACCGCAACTTTTATGATTTTGGGAAATATCTGCACACGTTCTTGTGGCTTTTGCGGGGTAAAAACTGGAAGACCAGAAACTGTCGAATGGGATGAACCTGAAAAGGTGGCGCGCTCCATAAAAATCATGGGCATTAAACATGCCGTAATTACTTCTGTTGATAGAGATGATTTAAAAGATGGTGGTTCTATTATCTGGGCAGAAACTGTCGATGCAATTAGAAGAGCAAATCCAAATACAACCTTAGAAACATTAATTCCTGATTTTCAAGGTAACACAAAACAAATAGATAGAATTATTGAAGTGCATCCCGAAGTAGTTTCTCATAACATGGAAACAGTGAGAAGATTAACCCGAGAAGTAAGAATTCAAGCAAAATACGATAGAAGTTTAGCTGTTTTAAAATACCTAAAAGAAAACGGAATGCGCTCTAAAACAGGATTGATGCTAGGTTTAGGTGAAACTGAAGAGGAAGTTTTACAAACGATGAAAGACCTACAAGGTGTAGGTTTAGACGTACTAACTATTGGGCAATATTTACAACCAACAAAAAAACATTTACCTGTTAAAGAATTTATTACTCCGGAACAATTTAAGAAGTACGAAACAATAGGATTAGAAATGGGCTTTATGTTTGTAGAAAGTGGAGCTTTAGTTCGTTCATCATACAAAGCACATAAGCACGCAAAGTAA
- a CDS encoding pyridoxal-phosphate dependent enzyme — translation MNYAENILETIGNTPLVKLNVLTKELPCLVLSKYETFNPGNSVKDRMALQMIKDAEADGRLKPGGTIIEGTSGNTGMGLALAAIVKGYKCIFVMADKQSKEKIDILRAVGAEVVVCPTNVEPDDARSYYSVSKRLGEETPNSWYVNQYDNPSNCKAHFLSTGPEIWEQTEGKVTHFVVGVGTGGTISGVGSYLKMKAREAGSTVKIWGIDTYGSVFKKYHETGIFDENEIYPYITEGIGEDILPKNVNFGVIDGFTKVTDKDAAIYTQRLAKEEGMFLGNSAGAAVKGLLQLKEHFTKDDVVVVLFHDHGSRYVGKMFNDNWMRERGFIEEEFKTAADLIKTHSEEPMIVAQTEELVSHAIERMKAFKISQIPVKDSNGFVGSIDESVLLHYFIADKNIADKPIKDIMGKPYPIVNKTAKLEDISKLITKENDAVLVDLENGNHHIITKYDIISAI, via the coding sequence ATGAACTACGCAGAAAATATATTAGAAACTATTGGGAACACTCCCTTAGTAAAATTGAATGTTTTAACAAAAGAATTACCTTGTTTGGTGCTTTCTAAATACGAAACTTTTAACCCAGGAAACTCGGTAAAAGATAGAATGGCATTGCAAATGATAAAAGACGCAGAAGCAGATGGTCGTTTAAAGCCAGGAGGCACAATTATAGAAGGAACCTCTGGAAATACAGGAATGGGATTGGCTTTAGCTGCAATTGTAAAAGGCTACAAATGTATATTTGTAATGGCAGACAAACAGTCTAAAGAAAAGATAGATATTTTAAGAGCTGTTGGAGCTGAAGTTGTTGTTTGTCCCACAAATGTTGAGCCAGATGATGCACGTTCTTATTATTCGGTTTCTAAGCGTTTAGGAGAAGAAACTCCGAATTCGTGGTATGTAAATCAATATGATAATCCTAGTAATTGTAAAGCGCATTTTCTAAGTACAGGTCCGGAAATTTGGGAGCAAACCGAGGGGAAGGTAACTCATTTTGTTGTTGGTGTAGGAACAGGAGGAACCATTTCTGGTGTTGGAAGTTATTTAAAGATGAAAGCAAGGGAAGCGGGTTCAACTGTAAAAATTTGGGGAATAGATACCTACGGCTCTGTTTTTAAAAAATATCATGAAACGGGTATTTTTGACGAGAATGAGATTTATCCTTACATCACAGAAGGAATTGGTGAAGATATTTTACCTAAAAATGTAAATTTTGGTGTTATTGATGGTTTTACAAAAGTAACCGATAAAGATGCTGCAATTTATACGCAACGTTTAGCAAAAGAAGAAGGAATGTTTTTAGGGAATTCTGCTGGAGCAGCCGTAAAAGGATTATTACAATTAAAAGAACACTTTACAAAAGATGATGTTGTGGTAGTTTTATTTCATGATCACGGAAGTAGATATGTGGGTAAAATGTTTAATGATAATTGGATGCGTGAAAGAGGTTTTATAGAAGAAGAATTTAAAACTGCTGCAGATTTAATTAAAACTCATTCAGAAGAACCAATGATTGTTGCACAAACGGAAGAATTAGTTTCTCATGCAATAGAGCGAATGAAAGCGTTTAAAATATCTCAAATTCCGGTAAAAGATAGTAATGGTTTTGTAGGCTCTATAGACGAATCTGTTTTGTTACATTATTTTATTGCGGATAAAAATATAGCAGATAAACCAATTAAAGATATTATGGGGAAACCCTACCCAATTGTAAACAAGACTGCAAAATTAGAAGATATCTCTAAATTGATTACTAAAGAAAATGATGCTGTTTTAGTTGATTTAGAAAATGGCAATCATCATATTATTACAAAATACGATATTATTAGTGCTATTTGA
- a CDS encoding ABC transporter permease produces the protein MNYELFIAKRIIAGKKYKNSISSPIIKIAITAIALGIIIMLIAVATGAGLQYKIRDKMAGFKGHIQIVNYDANNSDVSTTAIKKEQDFYPTFKHVKGIKNVQIFANKAGILRTKTDFEGIIFKGVSTDYDWSFFTEYMVEGRVPDFNQPRTREVLLSQTIINRLQLKLNDTIIATFIKTVNSKLPSNKKYIITGIYNTGFLQFDKSMMIGDIREVQNLNKWTENEVGGFEVLLNDFDEIDEKGEEVYNNISATLNSKTIVDAYPNVFDWIQLFDNNVWFIIAIMILIAGINMITALLVLILERVQMIGVLKALGSNNTSIRKIFLYNATYLILKGLFWGNIIGLTIIGIQHFFKIITLNPETYYVATMPVYISFTAILLLNIGTLILCFLMLIIPSFIITKISPSKSIKFA, from the coding sequence TTGAATTACGAGTTATTCATTGCAAAACGCATTATTGCTGGCAAAAAGTATAAAAATAGCATTTCATCGCCAATAATAAAAATTGCCATCACAGCAATTGCGTTAGGAATTATTATTATGCTAATTGCTGTGGCAACAGGTGCAGGTCTGCAGTATAAAATTCGGGATAAAATGGCTGGATTTAAAGGTCATATTCAGATTGTAAATTATGACGCCAATAATTCTGATGTTTCTACAACAGCTATAAAAAAAGAGCAAGACTTTTATCCTACTTTTAAGCATGTAAAAGGAATAAAAAATGTGCAAATTTTCGCCAATAAAGCGGGTATTTTAAGAACTAAAACCGATTTTGAAGGTATTATTTTTAAAGGGGTTTCTACAGATTATGATTGGTCTTTCTTTACTGAATACATGGTGGAAGGAAGAGTTCCAGATTTTAATCAGCCAAGAACAAGAGAAGTTTTGCTTTCACAAACAATTATAAATCGTTTGCAATTAAAATTAAACGATACAATTATAGCCACGTTTATAAAAACGGTAAACAGTAAATTACCTTCCAATAAAAAATACATTATTACTGGAATTTATAATACAGGTTTTTTGCAGTTTGATAAAAGCATGATGATTGGCGACATTAGAGAGGTTCAAAATTTAAATAAATGGACAGAAAATGAAGTTGGAGGCTTTGAGGTTTTATTAAATGATTTTGATGAAATTGATGAAAAAGGAGAAGAGGTTTACAATAATATTAGTGCTACTTTAAATAGCAAAACAATTGTTGATGCCTATCCAAACGTGTTCGATTGGATTCAACTTTTTGACAATAATGTTTGGTTTATTATTGCTATTATGATTCTAATCGCAGGTATTAATATGATTACTGCTTTGTTAGTTTTAATATTAGAACGGGTGCAAATGATTGGCGTTTTAAAAGCTTTGGGAAGCAATAATACCAGTATTAGAAAAATCTTTTTGTATAACGCTACTTACCTTATTCTAAAGGGACTTTTTTGGGGTAACATTATAGGTTTAACAATTATTGGTATTCAACATTTTTTTAAAATAATAACGTTAAATCCAGAGACCTACTATGTGGCTACAATGCCGGTTTATATTTCATTTACAGCTATTCTATTATTAAACATCGGTACTTTAATTTTATGCTTTTTAATGTTGATAATTCCTTCTTTTATCATCACAAAAATAAGTCCTTCAAAGTCTATTAAGTTTGCTTAG
- a CDS encoding exo-beta-N-acetylmuramidase NamZ domain-containing protein: MILFKPFKSTYLFLFLFLNFQLISCAQKPPENNKNDPKKSAIIKTGAERTRLYLNLLRGKNVAIVANQTSIIEKTKKKKTFVSLIDSLLSLGIKIKKVFAPEHGFRGKADAGETIKDGFDTKTGLPIISLYGKNKKPSAEQLKNIDVVVFDIQDVGARFYTYISSLHYVMEACAEVGIPVIILDRPNPNGHYIDGPVLELQHKSFVGMHKVPVVYGMTIGEYGKMINGEKWLKKGIHCNLTVIPLENYNHKTDYSLPVKPSPNLPNDKSINLYPSLCFFEGTNVSAGRGTEMQFQIYGSPFLAKSEFTFIPKQNEGSKYPKYKNNLCFGENLQSTKNLNRLNLNWLLKAYEQNSSDEFFNSFFTKLAGTTKLQEQIEGGLSEEQITKTWKEDLKAFEKTRNKYLIYK; this comes from the coding sequence ATGATTCTTTTTAAACCTTTCAAAAGTACATATTTATTCTTGTTTCTGTTCCTGAATTTTCAGCTGATTTCTTGTGCACAAAAACCTCCAGAAAATAATAAAAACGACCCAAAAAAATCAGCAATTATAAAAACTGGTGCAGAAAGAACTCGTTTATATCTAAACCTTTTAAGAGGTAAGAATGTTGCTATTGTTGCAAACCAAACCTCTATTATAGAAAAAACTAAAAAGAAAAAAACGTTTGTTAGCTTAATCGACAGTTTACTTTCTCTTGGAATAAAAATTAAAAAAGTGTTTGCTCCAGAACACGGCTTTCGTGGAAAAGCAGATGCCGGTGAAACCATTAAAGACGGATTTGATACTAAAACAGGCTTACCAATTATATCCTTATATGGAAAAAACAAAAAACCTTCTGCTGAACAATTGAAAAATATTGATGTGGTAGTTTTTGACATTCAAGATGTAGGAGCGCGTTTTTATACCTATATTTCTTCCTTACATTATGTAATGGAAGCTTGTGCAGAAGTTGGAATTCCGGTTATAATTTTAGACAGACCAAACCCGAATGGGCATTACATTGATGGCCCCGTTTTAGAATTACAACATAAAAGTTTTGTGGGTATGCATAAAGTACCTGTAGTTTATGGAATGACCATTGGTGAATATGGAAAAATGATAAATGGGGAAAAGTGGTTGAAAAAGGGAATTCATTGTAATTTAACTGTCATTCCTTTAGAAAATTACAATCACAAAACAGACTATAGTTTGCCAGTAAAACCATCTCCAAATTTACCGAATGACAAAAGCATCAACTTATACCCTAGTCTATGTTTTTTTGAAGGAACTAATGTTTCTGCAGGAAGAGGAACCGAAATGCAATTCCAAATTTATGGATCACCTTTCTTAGCAAAAAGTGAATTTACATTTATACCCAAACAAAATGAAGGCTCAAAATATCCAAAGTATAAAAACAACCTATGTTTTGGTGAGAATTTGCAAAGCACTAAAAACTTAAATCGACTTAATTTAAATTGGTTACTTAAAGCTTACGAACAAAATTCTTCTGACGAATTTTTTAATAGCTTCTTTACTAAATTAGCAGGAACTACAAAACTGCAAGAACAAATAGAAGGAGGTTTATCTGAAGAACAAATTACAAAAACTTGGAAAGAAGACTTGAAAGCATTTGAAAAAACTAGAAATAAATATTTAATTTATAAATAA
- the argS gene encoding arginine--tRNA ligase: MNIQNIIETKVKEGFLALYNIEIPSVEFQATRKEFEGDITVVVFPLLRYKKGNPVQIGEDLGKYVDENVDEITNYNVVKGFLNLVVDDSFYTNFFNSIYSNSSFGLVSSKPNDKAIMVEYSSPNTNKPLHLGHVRNNLLGYSVAEIIKAAGKKVYKTQIINDRGIHICKSMLAWEKFGNGETPASSGLKGDKLVGNYYVKFDQEYKKEIAQLITQGKTEEEAKKEAPLLLEAQQMLQQWEAGNEQVVSLWKTMNSWVYEGFEVTYKNMGVNFDTLYYESNTYLLGKDVVSQGIQKGVFYKKEDGSVWCDLTDDGLDEKIVLRSDGTAVYMTQDIGTAIQRVKDFPDVGGMVYTVGNEQDYHFQVLFLILKKLGFDWSKQLHHLSYGMVDLPSGKMKSREGTVVDADELMSEMTETAKIISEELGKLEGYSQQEKNELYKTIGLGALKYFILKVDPKKRILFDPKSSVDFQGNTGPFIQYTYARIQSIIRKAAFDYSKSVTIELHEKEKELLKQLALYPETIQQAATNYSPAIVANYTYDLVKEFNSFYQNVSILGEENEAKKIFRVQLAKKVADTIKSAFYLLGIDVPERM; the protein is encoded by the coding sequence ATGAACATTCAAAACATCATAGAAACCAAAGTAAAAGAGGGGTTTTTAGCTTTATACAATATAGAAATTCCTTCAGTAGAATTTCAAGCTACCAGAAAAGAATTTGAAGGGGATATTACTGTTGTTGTATTCCCTTTATTGCGCTACAAAAAAGGGAATCCTGTTCAAATTGGTGAAGATTTAGGGAAATATGTTGATGAAAATGTTGATGAAATCACAAACTACAACGTAGTTAAAGGTTTTTTAAACTTAGTTGTTGATGATAGTTTCTACACAAATTTTTTTAATTCAATTTACTCAAATTCTTCGTTTGGTTTGGTTTCGTCTAAACCGAATGATAAAGCCATAATGGTGGAGTATTCATCACCAAACACAAACAAACCTTTACATCTAGGACATGTTCGTAATAATTTACTAGGCTATTCTGTTGCAGAAATCATAAAAGCTGCAGGAAAAAAAGTTTATAAAACTCAAATTATAAACGATAGAGGAATTCATATTTGTAAATCTATGTTGGCTTGGGAAAAATTTGGTAACGGTGAAACTCCAGCATCATCAGGTTTAAAAGGTGATAAATTGGTTGGAAATTACTACGTGAAATTTGACCAAGAATACAAAAAAGAAATCGCGCAGTTAATTACCCAGGGGAAAACTGAGGAAGAAGCTAAAAAAGAAGCGCCACTTTTATTAGAAGCACAGCAAATGTTGCAGCAATGGGAAGCTGGAAACGAACAGGTTGTTTCGCTTTGGAAAACTATGAACTCTTGGGTTTACGAGGGTTTTGAGGTTACTTATAAAAATATGGGTGTAAATTTCGATACTTTATATTATGAAAGTAACACGTATTTATTAGGAAAAGATGTGGTTTCTCAAGGCATCCAAAAAGGTGTTTTCTATAAAAAAGAAGATGGTTCTGTTTGGTGTGATTTAACAGATGATGGTTTAGATGAAAAAATTGTTTTACGTTCAGACGGAACGGCTGTTTACATGACACAAGATATTGGAACTGCAATTCAGCGTGTAAAAGATTTTCCCGATGTTGGAGGAATGGTTTATACTGTGGGTAACGAACAAGATTATCATTTTCAAGTATTATTTTTAATTTTAAAAAAACTAGGTTTTGATTGGTCTAAACAATTGCATCATTTAAGTTATGGCATGGTAGATTTACCTTCTGGAAAAATGAAGTCTAGAGAAGGTACCGTTGTTGATGCTGATGAATTAATGTCTGAAATGACCGAAACAGCCAAAATAATTTCTGAAGAACTAGGTAAATTGGAAGGTTATTCCCAGCAAGAAAAAAACGAACTATATAAAACGATTGGTTTAGGTGCTTTAAAATATTTTATTCTAAAAGTAGACCCTAAAAAAAGAATCTTATTCGACCCGAAATCTTCTGTAGATTTCCAAGGAAACACAGGTCCTTTTATACAATACACCTATGCAAGAATTCAATCTATTATTAGAAAAGCAGCTTTTGATTATTCAAAATCTGTAACTATTGAATTACATGAAAAAGAAAAAGAGTTACTAAAACAATTAGCGTTATATCCTGAAACTATACAACAAGCAGCTACAAATTATTCTCCAGCGATTGTTGCGAATTACACCTATGATTTGGTAAAAGAATTCAATTCTTTTTATCAAAATGTATCCATATTAGGAGAAGAAAATGAAGCTAAAAAAATATTTAGAGTTCAGTTAGCAAAGAAAGTCGCAGATACCATAAAATCAGCATTTTATTTATTAGGAATTGATGTTCCTGAGAGAATGTAA
- the lpdA gene encoding dihydrolipoyl dehydrogenase, which yields MKYDIIIIGSGPGGYVTGIRASQLGFKVAIVEKENLGGICLNWGCIPTKALLKSAQVYDYLKHVDDYGLKAEAIDKDFDAVIKRSRGVADGMSKGVAFLMKKNKIDIINGFGKIKTGKKVDVTSENGKVTEYAADNIIIATGSRSRELPNLPQDGVKVIEYRKAMTLPSQPKSMIVVGSGAIGVEFAHFYNTMGTEVTIVEYMPNLVPVEDIDISKQFERSIKKAGIKVMTNSSVESVDTSGEGVVATVKTKKGEITLKADILLSAVGIKSNIENLGLEDVGIIVDRDKILVNDFYQTNIPGYYAIGDVVPGQALAHVASAEGITCVEKLAGLHTESIDYGNVPGCTYATPEIASVGMTEAKAKEAGYELKVGKFPFSASGKAKAAGTPDGFVKVIFDAKYGEWLGCHMIGAGVTDMIAEAVLGRKLETTGHEVLKTIHPHPTMSEAVMEAVADAYNEVIHL from the coding sequence ATGAAATACGACATCATTATCATTGGAAGTGGACCTGGAGGATACGTAACAGGAATTAGAGCTTCTCAACTAGGCTTTAAAGTTGCCATTGTAGAAAAAGAAAATTTAGGTGGAATTTGCTTAAACTGGGGATGTATTCCTACAAAAGCATTGTTAAAATCTGCACAAGTTTATGATTATTTAAAACATGTTGATGATTATGGTTTAAAAGCAGAAGCTATTGATAAAGATTTTGATGCTGTGATTAAAAGAAGTCGTGGTGTTGCAGATGGCATGAGCAAAGGGGTTGCTTTTTTAATGAAGAAAAATAAAATCGATATAATTAACGGTTTTGGAAAAATTAAAACGGGTAAAAAAGTAGATGTTACGTCAGAAAATGGAAAAGTAACTGAATATGCTGCAGACAATATTATTATTGCAACGGGTTCTCGTTCAAGAGAGTTACCAAACTTGCCACAAGATGGTGTAAAAGTAATTGAATATAGGAAAGCAATGACATTACCAAGTCAACCAAAATCTATGATTGTTGTAGGTTCTGGAGCAATTGGAGTTGAATTCGCACATTTCTATAACACTATGGGAACAGAGGTAACTATCGTAGAGTATATGCCCAATTTAGTTCCTGTCGAAGATATTGATATTTCGAAACAATTTGAACGTTCTATAAAAAAAGCTGGAATTAAAGTAATGACAAATTCTTCTGTAGAGTCTGTTGATACTTCTGGCGAAGGTGTTGTGGCCACTGTAAAAACGAAGAAAGGAGAAATAACTTTAAAAGCTGATATTTTATTATCAGCTGTGGGAATTAAATCTAATATTGAAAACCTTGGTTTAGAAGATGTTGGAATTATTGTTGATAGAGATAAAATCTTAGTAAACGATTTTTACCAAACTAATATTCCTGGGTATTATGCTATTGGAGATGTGGTTCCCGGACAAGCTTTAGCGCATGTTGCTTCGGCCGAAGGAATTACTTGTGTAGAAAAATTAGCGGGTTTACATACAGAATCTATTGATTATGGCAATGTACCTGGCTGTACTTATGCAACTCCAGAAATTGCCTCTGTTGGCATGACAGAAGCAAAAGCAAAGGAAGCTGGATATGAATTAAAAGTTGGTAAATTCCCCTTTTCTGCATCAGGAAAAGCAAAAGCAGCAGGAACTCCTGATGGTTTTGTAAAGGTGATTTTTGATGCAAAATACGGAGAATGGTTAGGTTGCCATATGATTGGTGCTGGCGTTACAGATATGATTGCAGAAGCAGTATTAGGACGTAAATTAGAAACAACTGGTCATGAAGTGTTAAAGACAATTCACCCACACCCAACAATGAGCGAAGCCGTTATGGAAGCAGTTGCTGATGCCTACAACGAAGTCATTCACCTATAA